The Arthrobacter sp. OAP107 DNA segment ATGACGGAGCAACGAGTCCGCGTGTTGGCGGCCAATCAAAACTGCCCATTGACGGCCAATAGGATTCCAATCATTCTGCACCGTATGCCCACATGCACCGCCCATTGGCGGCCAGGGCAATCGGTGCCGTACGGCAGCAATTGGTCGTCGCCAGGGAAGGGCTGCGCCTGAGGTTCGGTAGAGGGCCCGTAGGTGTAATGCGCCGTTGCGGTCCGGAGTTCAGGCCTTCATGGCCACCACGTCTGCAGCGACTCTCTGTGCGGCATTGAGGGAGGAAAAATTCCTGAGGAGCACCAGGTGACTCCCCCTGGGCTTTGTGGCCCGGCTGGAAACATTTCCAGCATCCTCGAATCTCCGAGGGTGGGCGGGCTTCGTGGCGATCTGTCCGCATCCCCTTCGGTCCCCCAGTCGGGAAGTTTCAGGTGGCAGCTAACACTCCGGCTGGCGCGTCCTCCTCCAGAGTCCGGCCGTAGGGGACTTTGACGCTGACGGCGACAGTGAAGGTCGTGTACCCGTGGCGAGCACCAATCTTTAACGATCAGAAAGGAGCCGTGGGCAGCGTCGGGGTCGCATGGGACGAGAGAGCCCGCAGTGACATCCATCTCGAGCATGCAGTACTGGCCGTCATGCTGGCGGCCAGTACTGCATCGGATCGCCTCCTGGCTGTGCGTAGCCCCTCTGTATTAGCTACTGATGTCCCCGGTGCCTAGACGGCACCCGGCTCCTCCCGCTGCCAGCGTCGACTCCCGTTTCGTTTGTTTCGGCGATGGGCTCTCTTTTGCCGCGAGGGCACGGTTTCTTTGGAAGAACCAGAGGGTGAGCGCGAAGACGATGACCACTGCCGAGCAAGTCATGATTGCCGGCCACTGGCCGATGTGCCAAAGCGTCGCGGCCATAGTCGAACCGATGGCCCCGCCGATGAAGTTGCTGACAATGTGGGCAGTGTTGAGACGGCTGCGCGCGGCAGGGTTTATCGAGACCATCATCGTCTGAAGGAGCACCAGCACGGACTGGGCGCCAACTGACAGCAACGAGATTGCGATAAATACGGCCACGATAGATGAACTGCCGAATCCAGCAATGGCGATTGCGGATAACGTGATGACCAAGCCGATGCCGATGGCGGGGACGGCCCACCCGCGGTCATACACTTTTCCGGTGTACTGGGCGCCGATTACTCCCAAAACCCCGAGCAGGCTCACCAGGCCAATGTGTGACGCCGGAAGGGAGAATGGAGGTGCCGCCAGCAGCAAGGTAAGGCCGGTCCAGAAGGCAGTGAAAACGCACATCAGGGACGCTCCGAAGAGCGGGATGATCTTTCCCCGCCGATGCCGGAGAGCAACTTGAACGACCGAGGCGAGGAGCCTGCCGTAGGGTATCCGTTTCCTGGGCGTGAGGGCAGGAATTGCGCGCCACATGATGACGGCGAGGACAAGGATCGCCCCT contains these protein-coding regions:
- a CDS encoding MFS transporter: MAVQERDSHAYFALKGPTLMVTREHAPTRTPGISLGLTLLFAFVGGAGVGNLYWAQPLLGDIAAQLGVVPGTAGLLVTLTQIGYALGVFFVVPLGDTINRKRLIPAIMVCCSVSLAGCVLAPNFALLLSTLALVGFTNVAGQMLLPLAGDLASDEQRGRVLGTVASGLLTGILLSRTISGIVADAFGWRMIYALASGAILVLAVIMWRAIPALTPRKRIPYGRLLASVVQVALRHRRGKIIPLFGASLMCVFTAFWTGLTLLLAAPPFSLPASHIGLVSLLGVLGVIGAQYTGKVYDRGWAVPAIGIGLVITLSAIAIAGFGSSSIVAVFIAISLLSVGAQSVLVLLQTMMVSINPAARSRLNTAHIVSNFIGGAIGSTMAATLWHIGQWPAIMTCSAVVIVFALTLWFFQRNRALAAKESPSPKQTKRESTLAAGGAGCRLGTGDISS